The following nucleotide sequence is from Mytilus galloprovincialis chromosome 12, xbMytGall1.hap1.1, whole genome shotgun sequence.
CTGTTAGCACACTTCACAAGTTCTGTCAAAATCACCAAAAAATGATACCAATCGAAAAGGTTGTGTTTGACATGAACCAGAACTAGAAAAAACATGTGAAATCAAGTGTTAATCTTATTTTTGCTTAGTTACTTTATAATCTGCAATCTTACCTAGCAAATTTAGTTTGGAgtggaaaaaaaaatacaacaataccAGACTGAATTCATATGTGTTGATTTAAACAAGCATTATTGTAACTGTTAGCAATAAATATagaaagatgatgtggtatgattgcaaatgagacaactctccacaagagatcagatgacacagaaataaacaactataggccaccttAAGGCCTTCAGCAGTGAGCAAAGCGGAAAGTCTGTTAAGTAAATCCAGATGATATAAACAACAATACCTTAGtatgctttattttaaaaaatattacgagattttttatttcagattctTTACGATACAGAAAGCGACCTACCTCAGTATGGAAGGATCAAAGATTCATACTATAGAGGCGATAAGTCATGGATGAATGCTGATAATACAGGGCTGCAACAACaaagaaaacctgcaaatcttTCTACTCCCTCAACTGGGCATATAACACCAATGAAAAATTATGTCAAAATACTGCCGAAGTCTGAACTCAGCCCTGCACCGCTGCAGATTCAACATTCTCTTTCCAAGAACGGAAATTTAGAACCAAGTATAAATAGGTCAGCACAAGTTTCAAATAAGGATCAGAAAGTAGACAATGTTGATCCCCCTCGAAGTTCTCAGAGTGCCAATCAGCAGCAGCAGATTACACATGTGCTGGGAACCTTTCTTGGTTACGGGAAAGATGGTAAAAAGATAATACTACTCAACCAGAATACCAACGATGGAAGTACAACAAAGGGGTCTAAGTTAGTAAACAATAATAAGTTCCAGGTAATTGTAGCTAACAACAACTTGTCAAATACTGCAGCCGAAAGTACAAAACCAAAGCAGTTCATATTTGTAACTCCCCAGAAAACTACTGAGCAGATGACAGGACAGAACACAGAGCAGACGACAGAATTGAGGACAGAGCAGACAGTTTCAAATGATACTGTTGTTGGGACTATGGCCAGTGTAAAGGAAGAAAAGATTCCTGTCATACAAGATGATACAGTACAACAGCAGAACACTGAGGTGAAACAGGAAACTGTGGTTCTGAAACCTGAGCATGAGGAGTTGGTATTGAAGCAGACCAGTGAAAACACAACAAATGAAATCACAGGTGAGAGATCAGATGAAAAACATCAGTACAAAGATGAAGCTGAAAAGGGAGGCAATGATCATATTGTTGAAAGCAAAACATTAGCAGAGGAATGTAAAACTAAAGCAAAAGAGAACAAGAAAAGTAAAAGTAGTTGTCAGCAATATCCTGTTGAATCAAAAGTATTTTCTGAGACAGATGAAGGAAAACCAAGTGAGATGAAAACTCATTTTGATGACCTGAAGGTTAAGTGTGACGTGGAGCAAAGAGATGTGATTGATCAAGTGTCTGTAATAAAATCCTGGATGAAGAATGCAGGCAAAGATATGATTGATAAAGTCTCAGGCATAAAGGGTAGGGTGAAAAATACCAACAAAGATGTAAATGGAAATATTATTGTCTGTCCTCCAAGAAAAGCTAATAATTGTCAGAAAAATAACCATGACGACAGCCTGTTTAATAAAACTGATGATAGTAAAGATACACATGCGACTGACAGCATACATAATGTATCATCTGAGCAAACCAAAAGTAAGAAAACCGTTGTTAAAAATAACCTGAACTCTGACCTTCTACAGAAGTCAATAAAGGTAACTAATATCAGCAATCCTGCGAAAGATCTTGCATTTAAACATGCTGATTTGAATACagacaaaagaaatttaattcgAAACCAGAGTCAGAAATCATTCATAGATAGAAATGTAAAGACAACTAAAAGACCTGTGGTGTTACCTGTGGCTAAGGCAGGATTTACTAACCTCTCTAGAAATAGACAGTCCATAATTGGACAACGAATCATTGAGAGTAAAACTGTGGATATAGTCGGATCTATCCTTAAAGATTCAATGTCAAGTCAGAAAAGACTGGAAAAATTAACAAGAGACACATCTAAAAATAAACCAAGTAGTATAAGTAGAGAGGCGCCATACAGGGAAATATTGTTTGATAAAGACCAACTACACCAACATAATTTGATGGCATTGGCGTCAGCCAGTCCTTTTGCTCCTAATAGTCAGAGTACATGGAAATTGCTGAATTTGTACGACAGTCAGTACATTTCACATCTAAGTAAGGATAAAAATCAGATTTCATGTCCAACTAATGACAAGGAACAGGATCATGTGACAGAAACCCAGGAGAAATGTCCAGTATCGTTACCTCTGATATCTAAGAGCTGTCATCTCTTGCCATCAATCAAACGAATTAAGGGTGGAAAGAAAGAAAGCCCAAGAAAGAGTGTATCCTCACCATTATTGGCCTCTGAGAAAGCTAAATACAAAGTCAAATGTCATCATTTGAAACTGACATTTTATAAAATCAAGGAAAAGAGACAGAAATCCAAAGATGATAAAGTGAAACCAAGTGGTAAACACACCAGTGGTCAATATAGTCAGCACATTAATAAAACAGATTTGACCAAAGCTTTGAATGCAGAGGAGACAGAAGATGAAGAAAACATTAGCCAGGCAGAGGATCAGATGGGTGTTCAGGAAGAGATAGACTCAGCCCACAACAGTAAACCATGTAAGAAATCCAGTAAGGTTGTCAGGGCAAGAACATCCACTGATTTGACTGGGAAGGAAAATAATATTGACCATCAAAGCAACAGAAACATTAAGGCAAGCAAAGTGAAGAAAaagattttaaagaaaaagaatggtAAGATTCAACAAAACGATAATACTACTCATAAAGGTATTACCAAAGCTTCACATTGCCCCACCACTAAGACAGATGGATCTAGAGGAAAGAAAAGTGACAATATGTCCAAAGAAAATGAGAAAACAAGTTCAGAATGTCACGGCAGAGGAAGACCCAAGAAAAAGGTAGATAATGTTAATCCATTACCTGAAGATGACCTCCAGCATATTGATTGGTCATTGCAAGGATCTGTGTTTGTTCTTGATAATGACATTGGGCAAGGAAATCAGCACATTCTTCGCAGAAGCTTAAGGTCAATTCTTActccaaataaaaccaaaatacAGATCAGCAGTGATGATGATAATGAAACCAATGATGATGATGAGAAACAGCCAAAGTTAACTAAGAAGGGTAAAAAGAggagaacaaaaacaaaattaaaactaaCAAGACCTGTTGTTTATGATGAAAGCAGTGGAGATAGTCTGTATAATCCACAGCTGAGATCTACAGGTGAAGAAGATATTTTAGTTCCAGCATCAATGGTTAAGAACTCCTCAGATAGTTCAGAGGATGTCACGTCATCCAAGACAGATAGTAATGGAACCATTTCTGATGAACTTCCAGATCTAGGAGTATCAGAAAATGATCATGAACTTAATTCTGTTACTACTGGGAGCAGTTTAGAAAGTTTGGGTGAACCACAGGGTCTGAGTGACAGTAGTGGCAGTCCGGAAACCAGTCATGGAGCAGATAGACAAGGAGTCAGTCACAATAAAGTAGAGATGTTGGGAAAGAAACCAGGACAGAAATCCAAAGCAAAAgggaaaaagaagaaaatacaaGTGAAAGCAGAATCTTGTGTAACTAATGAAAAGAAGGTCCCTGACAGGGATAGAGATATTCTCAAAGTCAATTACATGGATAAAGTTATACAGGAACAGCAGAGAATACTGGACATTATTAAAAATAAGTCTCCATTGACCAAGAGAAGAGGTGGGTTACAGAGACATCAACACAAGGATTCACAGAATGGGGATACATTAAGGGAACAGTCTGGAACCAGTACTCAAATCATGAGACTGAGGAGTAAAAACAATTTGCTTGATGAAAACAATAATGATACCAACATAGAAAGAGAACACTATAATTCAAGTCAAAATGTTATAGTCCATGAGACTAATAGCAAGAGTCCAAATAACTCTTCCTATAAAGAAATTACAAGTGGAATCCATTTGACTGATTATTTAACTGAAGCTGGTGAAAATATCTGGCATGACAGAGAAGGCTGCGATAATGAGAAAGGGAATTTGGAGGATCTGTATTCTGATGTCAGTCACACATATCATCTTtctacaaaaaatgacgaaagtCAGATATCTTTGACAGGTAGCAATCAAACACACCTTTCTGAATCTGTAGAAACAGGAATTTCTAATGGCAATGCAGATATTCTTATATACAGTCAGGATGAACCCATTGATCAAGATATAATATACATCATTAGTGATGAATCAGATGGGGAGTGTCCTGTGTTGCTGGTAGCCCAGGATGACAATGAAAATATCACACTTAATAATCAAGTGATTCAGGACAGAAATATATTTGATTGGGCAAATGGAGAATTGTTAGGAGGCACCCAGAATGATGTAGAAAATATCACACATAAGCAGCTGGTTCAGGACAGAAATATATTTGATTGGGCAAATGTGGAGTTGTTAGGAGGAAGTATGAAAACTGCTGATACTAATAGTTGTTTTGAAAATACAAGCAATAACTCAAGTCCAATTTATGTACATCAACACAACATTAAGCTTGAAGATGAAAGTTGGTTACCTAGTCGCTTAGTTAAAACAGAATATGAAGATATTTCTTGTCCAGAAATTGACCATGAGGTCACTCTGCCTCATACAGTAGATTATACTGACCAAACAGATGACCAAGGATATGAGGATATTTCTAACTCTGAAACAAGTATTAACCACATAGAAGAAGAAGATAAGACATTGGTGTACACAGAGAATGTTGACAATTTTTATGAGTCTTATTCAGAGGAAGATGTTACATTGACTGTGCATGTAGAAAATAATGGGAACAAGAAATCAGACATTGATACACTTAATGTTTGTCGATCTCAAAGTAGATTTACTGATGGGACAAATGTGTATGAAGGAGACTTGAAGACAATGTCAAATGTAACAATACCAGCCATTGGTACAAAAAGCAGAGTGTCAAATGAAACAGACTCTCTTACTTGTGGAATGAGTAGCACAACTACAGTAAGTGCAGATTTCAGTTTTCCAGACCTTTCATTGAGTGCTTTTGATGTTATGAGCAATACATCAAATGTAACAACATCAACAATTAATGGAAATCTAGACATACCAGACTTAACTAAAACTGAGATATTGCAGAGTGATTCAGATTTCACTGTGTCATCAGTAGACAGTGGAGAGGTTATTAATGAGAATGATAGGCAGATAACCATGGCATTAAttgacaacaacaacaaacatattGTGGTGGATACCTATGGAATCAGGTAGGATGTCATATAAGTTTTGTCTTATATACatgaggggcaaaagataccaaagggacagtcaaactcatagattcaAAATAAACTccatcgccatggctaaaaaattaaaagacaaacacacaaacaatagtacacaagacacaacatagaaaactaaagactaagcaacacgaaccccaccaaaaactaggggtgatctcagatgctccagaagggtaagcagatcctgctccacatgtggcactgtcatgttgcttatattattacaaatccggtaaatagtctaatttggtaggtcacattcatgaaaagggaagggtattgtagttacgacacaaGGAACATATCTTTGTGACAATAACATTACTTGAAGCAAGACATAGTTTGTAAATTTGCCACTGTTGTCTTCATCTTCAAAAATCAGTATTGAGTTTGTGATAGGATCCATTTCATCTTATATCAAGTTTTTATGATACATAGTCATACCTACTGCAAACTAAGTTGGGACATAGAAATCTGGTTTATCTTTCTTTCTGTTTGCCTGCACTCAATTCCAAGATGTTTGTCTATTTTCAGGGCATACAATGCAGTAGCAATGAAAGGTAGAAATGCATCTAGATTTAACGTTGTATATTTGCAACATTGCTAATaattagctttaaaaaaaaaataggttatgTGAATTTCGAAAGTATTTGCAAAGGATTTATTTTTTTGCCAAAGTCAGCATATAAGCCTatgtaaaatgtatttttcatggaacatttaaatttgaagTTTATGAATACCCAAAAATTGTATCCCATGAAACTCCACAATACTTATTCCCTTTTGATGatacagtcgattccacttaattgcataccgcttaatagcataattcggttaattgcatacttTTCTCCTGCACGAAACCATTTCCCATTCACCTAATGTTAAATTGTCCGGTTATATGCATAGCCTTACAAGTGGCATTTCGGTttattgcatagaaaataatcgcCAGCTAGATATGCTCTGTTAAAACTGACGAGATTTTTGACCGGAAACGtcaatttggtaagtatattttacttgaatgcatcataattttcattattatttcacatttacttGTGTGTTAttcaaataaagttttaaaacagtatctttcgtgtttatatgattataaaaaagtcctcgatgtgtacacaggtaaagtttcccatattctattttaagcctcgaggtcataaaaatgtcaatcagctgattgttgtaaaaacacaacCATTCTATGATCTTCTATCTCAAAAGGTGTTAATTATTGATTGGATTTCAAACATTGTTCATAGATTCCATTTTGGgtgaatttttaaaacattaacgCCTGCTAATTATCGATCATTATCCAATGTGTAATCTCGTAATTCAGCTTGGGTGATctacatttatgttaaatattacagggcttttatatatggttgaagaattttatacattaatcttttctttttaatattttttaaaagaaaattaacttctgattattatatatttctcactttcaacactcGTGTCCAGCAAATAACCCGTGCATGGCCCCATCACCTGTGAACTGCTTTGCATAAACGAAACTAGCGGTGTTAAAGTAACAGTGTCACATCACTGTGTAATCGGTAAATACTGAATATCAAAGGCAGTTCATTGCACAATTATTGTTTACAATGATTATAAACTGTTTAGTATTgttaaacagtttattttaaaCAAGGTGTAACAATGTAATTTGTACATCTgggtcatagaaacaaatctatttttagaacaattttattttcgtatCTCAGGTAAAGGAAAAATCggtacataaataaactaaacaaaatgtgtttataatctttattgaaagaatacacaatgaaataaaatgtatgacactagacaaataacttttattagaataaataagcATTCAATATGTTGTAAGTGGACTATGGACGTTCATCTTCCTTCTTTGTTGATCTGCACTATCGATGTTATTTGACTCCGTAAtttggcatttcggatataagcatactccgctttattgcataatttcgtctgacaaataggctatgcaaataaccggaatgtACTGTACACATATTTATTCCCTTTTGATGATACACATAGTTATTCCCTTTTGATGATACACATAGTTATTCT
It contains:
- the LOC143054325 gene encoding uncharacterized protein LOC143054325; amino-acid sequence: MNFTTRVISQNNDSFSKEEICLTSIDNFAAYISEPNNDGETIADYVKMVVSNSNSGKTGDHVRTRVPRNQTKPTCHRVIIKQSQDESKHITEHQSELEGVATQPGNGRQTKQLSELEGVVTQPGNRRQTELRDGEHTSIQNEENDVKTNNMEVNGIQSTSSIVSFNKSQETKNKRQSISQAEMHIQKMPVINEEGKQMAVWTDIKEIIFPSCSDSLCDIVLTVVKEILDYPQNEQNASPCTPKQQMAFLRNFRIVPCGTLLVNTKTIQEKIQTLKSMVRTRHITTEEVHSRECHYSKEHISHDSLLTPDQKVTSEFQKMKLEANNQFCWCVLPCGQEKEISKDEESDPIIYNGRYLIPAMKLGVRPYVSMSLVYPYFRQFYNFLFDLSRDHLIGTGSDITICLTPLEANCMSSYIARQQGWGANWHHITSRDLMIDWQKLCKHVKNPPSLSTESPDLSHNVAMVTPLQILYDTESDLPQYGRIKDSYYRGDKSWMNADNTGLQQQRKPANLSTPSTGHITPMKNYVKILPKSELSPAPLQIQHSLSKNGNLEPSINRSAQVSNKDQKVDNVDPPRSSQSANQQQQITHVLGTFLGYGKDGKKIILLNQNTNDGSTTKGSKLVNNNKFQVIVANNNLSNTAAESTKPKQFIFVTPQKTTEQMTGQNTEQTTELRTEQTVSNDTVVGTMASVKEEKIPVIQDDTVQQQNTEVKQETVVLKPEHEELVLKQTSENTTNEITGERSDEKHQYKDEAEKGGNDHIVESKTLAEECKTKAKENKKSKSSCQQYPVESKVFSETDEGKPSEMKTHFDDLKVKCDVEQRDVIDQVSVIKSWMKNAGKDMIDKVSGIKGRVKNTNKDVNGNIIVCPPRKANNCQKNNHDDSLFNKTDDSKDTHATDSIHNVSSEQTKSKKTVVKNNLNSDLLQKSIKVTNISNPAKDLAFKHADLNTDKRNLIRNQSQKSFIDRNVKTTKRPVVLPVAKAGFTNLSRNRQSIIGQRIIESKTVDIVGSILKDSMSSQKRLEKLTRDTSKNKPSSISREAPYREILFDKDQLHQHNLMALASASPFAPNSQSTWKLLNLYDSQYISHLSKDKNQISCPTNDKEQDHVTETQEKCPVSLPLISKSCHLLPSIKRIKGGKKESPRKSVSSPLLASEKAKYKVKCHHLKLTFYKIKEKRQKSKDDKVKPSGKHTSGQYSQHINKTDLTKALNAEETEDEENISQAEDQMGVQEEIDSAHNSKPCKKSSKVVRARTSTDLTGKENNIDHQSNRNIKASKVKKKILKKKNGKIQQNDNTTHKGITKASHCPTTKTDGSRGKKSDNMSKENEKTSSECHGRGRPKKKVDNVNPLPEDDLQHIDWSLQGSVFVLDNDIGQGNQHILRRSLRSILTPNKTKIQISSDDDNETNDDDEKQPKLTKKGKKRRTKTKLKLTRPVVYDESSGDSLYNPQLRSTGEEDILVPASMVKNSSDSSEDVTSSKTDSNGTISDELPDLGVSENDHELNSVTTGSSLESLGEPQGLSDSSGSPETSHGADRQGVSHNKVEMLGKKPGQKSKAKGKKKKIQVKAESCVTNEKKVPDRDRDILKVNYMDKVIQEQQRILDIIKNKSPLTKRRGGLQRHQHKDSQNGDTLREQSGTSTQIMRLRSKNNLLDENNNDTNIEREHYNSSQNVIVHETNSKSPNNSSYKEITSGIHLTDYLTEAGENIWHDREGCDNEKGNLEDLYSDVSHTYHLSTKNDESQISLTGSNQTHLSESVETGISNGNADILIYSQDEPIDQDIIYIISDESDGECPVLLVAQDDNENITLNNQVIQDRNIFDWANGELLGGTQNDVENITHKQLVQDRNIFDWANVELLGGSMKTADTNSCFENTSNNSSPIYVHQHNIKLEDESWLPSRLVKTEYEDISCPEIDHEVTLPHTVDYTDQTDDQGYEDISNSETSINHIEEEDKTLVYTENVDNFYESYSEEDVTLTVHVENNGNKKSDIDTLNVCRSQSRFTDGTNVYEGDLKTMSNVTIPAIGTKSRVSNETDSLTCGMSSTTTVSADFSFPDLSLSAFDVMSNTSNVTTSTINGNLDIPDLTKTEILQSDSDFTVSSVDSGEVINENDRQITMALIDNNNKHIVVDTYGIRHLPDYDKSGETNSGLIFYDSWTIPYVLVNGYKYTISRDVLPLVSKQCQPKCQIPKNVMKRYPGILRTFCTWEQVFQIDQLICSSKRGPVRTGELMLRFDMFVTKIADIRATIKDKHRNTKLKNSQLCI